The Camelina sativa cultivar DH55 chromosome 18, Cs, whole genome shotgun sequence DNA window ttttagtttttactttccAAAGGTTCAAGGAACGTATCGCCATTGATATACNCTTATGAGTCATGTAGATCTTTGTTAACCTAAGTAATATCCAGTTCCATCATATACACCAATAATACGGTGGCAGAAAAAGTTGGTAGATTCacgaaaatatatgattaatctTGTTCCCTCCATCTAAAGCCCACATCAACATAATTGACTTAATTGAGTGCATGTCTTGGCTGAatgttttctttcctttttaatgTGTTACTGAAAGCAGAATGGGGCTCTGGCGGAGGCGATAAGGATATGGAAGCGAAACTCGGATAAGGAATTTGAAGGAGTAGAGGACTGCCCGATATGCTACAGTGTGATTCACACCGTGAATCACAGCCTTCCAAGGCGGGCTTGCGTGACGTGCAAGTACAGGTTTCACAAAGCATGTTTAGACAAGTGGTTCTTAACGTCTAATAAGAAACTCTGCCCCTTGTGCCAATCTCCTTGCTGATCCAATAACGGTGATGAGGATGCATTTTGTGACATTAGTGTGTCAGTTTTGCTTAAACCCTAActctctttttagtttttactttccAAAGGTTCAAGGAACGTATCGCCATTGATATACATAGATGTGTTGAGTTTCGTTTCACGTATGTGAGTGAATATGGAAAAGacaataaatagagaaaattaCTTCGGGTACCACATCCAGAACCGATCCACTATTTACCTGAGCCACTAGTTGCAATTGGACCGATCCTACACGCATTAATATTCTTGTCTCCTCCTTTTGTCCAGTGATTACTATTAACAGGGGATTTGTTAACGGGAGAAGACCTCGTCTTTCAACTCACTCCCTATTCCTCAGGGCTCCGGGCTACTTCAATTTTTGGTCAACAACATTAATTCTAGATTTTGAGATCCTGATTCTGTTTTATCTTTACTATTATGGAGAAGAAAACTCGCATTTGAAAAAAGAATTAGCAAACTCAAATTTGGGAAGAAGATATCACCGACAAAGTTATCTTATATCTTTTAGGTTTACCaacttgttttacaaaaaatatcgtctggttttagggttttgttaaCATGGAATAAATTGTTTAGACTTTCATCCAAAAAAAGTCAGggatttaaagtttttagtgtttttgacAGAAGTTTGAccccaaaaaataaatgtataggACAGAAAAAATCAgaggtgtttttttctttattcattttccTTTCATGTTCAAATATCTACATGTATTAAccatattttaattacttttaccTGGTAGGATAAAATCAATACAACAAACACGTCactcttgaaaagaaaaaaaattacataaaacgtACGAGAATGGATTTGTAAATCACTCGTAAAACTGACGTAAACAAAAAACGAAAGTACATAGAAATATACTCGGATACTTGCAATCAAAGAAACTGGTCTTAATTTGTGTTGATAGTTGATACAAAGGACGAAGGAGGCAATAATGACAAAAGAAGGAATGACTTGTTTGAAGACTTGCCCTACTACCCTTTTTTAATTCTCATCCAAACTAGTCACTTCTATCGTGATCTATAATTTTCATACCACATCCATGTATTGAGATTGTTATAATTAAACGAAGACTTATGATTGTGTTATACAAATATACATGGTTCTTGTGTTTGTCGAAAGTCAACTAAAACGTTTTTAGATCTTGATAACTATGGatgaatatattttgaaaataagatCATACAAAGGTGAttgaaaaatcatatttaattttaataataataatatgatagaaaatattagtttttcgattttgattggttaacaatttttaaaaaatgaattttaaattttcgatcataattaatgatttttttttttttttttttacggtttGGAAGCTAAGCCACCCAAATAGAATGTCTCCAGAGATATATCTCAGATTAACCCATtgagtggtaaaaaaaaattaaaatctaatgaATTATATTGATTTCGTAATTACTATTGTAccctaataaattaatttattccAAAAAACACTAAATACCAATGACATTGTGATGCATTTTTAACGACTTTATGTtagtttttatcatttttatgatataaaacAAGCCTTTAGTATACACTTAACTATATCATACGAGTATgacattagaaaataattagagataattagaataaaatgaatagaaatttcttttaaatgaggaaatagatttgttttttttttttttttgtaatagatTTGCCAAGGATTCGTTCCTCAATCGTTGTAACTAAAAGATTTTACTTGTTTAACAtttcaaaattatcaaaatacaGAGTTGATGGAAAAGTATCAAgctatatacataaaaatataattattattttggttatataaatgttaatttaaaaaaaaatagaattaacTCATGAAATATAAAGGGTCAAATATAAATACAGTGATGTTGGTCCAACAAAAAGGCCCAAGAAAGGGAACATCAAATATGAAATCCAAACAAATAGATAATGGGCCTTCGGTTGATAAGCCCGTCATACCCTAACATAGTTTTAAAGGGTAGAGATGGAATGGAAGAGCATATTTAAACTgccaattagggtttttctcgTTGTCTCTCTCACCAGTCGTTCGGAGCTATTCATTCTTAAGAGAAGTCATTCAGATCGGAGATACGCTAGCAATCTCCAAACATGGTTcgtcgttctctctctctctgttctagCTTTTGTAGCTGTTTACATCTGCATCGTTTCTTACCTCGATTCTCAATTCTCTCTGTTCTAGCTTTGGTTTGTGTTAGTGATGTCGAGAAATGTTTAGTTGTCTTCAGATTAGTTTAGTTGGATTGATTCAATAATTCGTAGATCTGACTTCCTTAGATCTCAGATGTGTCGTTGCTCTAGGtcatgataatgatgatgatgacatataTTTGCATTTGACAGTGTTCTTGATACTgatcttgttatttttttacagGCGAGGGGTTTGAAGAAGCATTTGAAGAGGCTCAATGCCCCAAAGCACTGGATGCTTGACAAACTTGGTGGTGCATTTGTAAGTCTTTTACTCTCTTCTTGGCTGATTCAATTTATATTTCTCTCGTTGAGTTCTGTGAATGActatgttcatttttttttggttacacaCAGGCCCCAAAACCATCTTCAGGACCTCATAAGTCCAGGGAGTGCCTTCCCCTTGTCCTTATCATCAGGAACAGGTTGAAGTATGCTCTTACCTACCGTGAAGTGATTTCCATCTTGATGCAAAGGCATATCCAAGTTGATGGGAAAGTGAGGACTGACAAGACTTACCCTGCTGGTTTCATGGATGTTGTGTCTATCCCAAAGACCAATGAGAACTTCCGTCTTCTCTACGATACCAAGGGACGTTTCCGTCTCCACTCCATCAGGGATGAGGAAGCTAAGGTTTGCGTCTCCTCTTCTCATTGTTTCGTGTTTTCTTTTAGATTGATGCTTTGACCTTGATAGAATATGTGTTCTAacaatatttcttcttttattcttcttgtGCAGTTAAAGCTTTGCAAGGTTCGATCGATCCAGTTTGGGCAGAAGGGCATTCCCTACCTGAACACATATGATGGTCGCACCATCCGTTACCCTGACCCGCTCATCAAGCCCAATGACACCATCAAGCTCGACCTTGAGGCCAACAAGATTGTGGAGTTCATCAAATTCGATGTTGGTAATGTTGTGATGGTTACAGGAGGTAGAAACAGAGGGCGTGTTGGTGTCATTAAAAACCGTGAGAAGCATAAGGGAAGCTTTGAGACAATCCACATCCAAGACTCAACAGGACATGAGTTTGCAACAAGGTTGGGGAATGTGTTTACCCTTGGCAAAGGAACCAAGCCGTGGGTGTCTCTTCCTAAGGGTAAAGGTATTAAGCTGACTATCATCGAGGAGGCCAGGAAGAGGCTCGGTGATCAACAGGCTGTTTAATTTTGTGATTTCCAGTTCCTTGTTATGCTTCGTTAGACGTCTCATATTTTCTAGACTCGCTTCGTTTCTTTTGGTTCTCTGCTCAGTTTTGGAACTTctgttaaattatttatttcaagaGTTGAAAGAAACTTCAAACATCCTCGTTGTGTCCTTTCCTGTTTTCTACTTTCTTGCATTTCTACTTGTCTGCCTGTCTGGTTATGGAGCTCTTGATTTCATGGTTGATAATATTCTTATTGTATTTTGGTGATCATTATATACATTTATGGAGAATTggcaaaataaagaaaaatcttGTTTATAGCAGAGGTTTAAGGTTGAAAGAAAGCAAGATTAAAAGGCCTTAGAACATGTTTCCTAGCCTCCATTCTAGAGTCtcttactttattttgttagaAGGAAAGCCTTAGAGCATGTTGATAAATACAGGGTTCACGCAGTATGAAGCCTCTGACCATATCATATTTTTcaactgttttctcctttttacaatGACAAAAAAACATGATTCGAATACAATATAACattacaaaacacaacacaacagaGCTGAGCTAACTGTCTAAAAGGATACAATACATGTTACAAATCCACCTCTGCAAGACTTCGCTATTGGTAATCAGCAGGTGGTTCGTTACAAAGAACAAGTGGCTATTTCTGTCTGTTACCTTCATTTTCTTCCCGTGGTTGTGCCTTTGAACAGCTCGTTGATACGCGCCTCTATGTCCTCAACTCCATACTTGATGTACCTATCTGCGTTTTTCCCTATGTCTCCAAGGTTCTGGAACCTTCCAATGAAGTTCCCATATGCCGGTACCAAAAGCCTGGCCAGTGAGATTTTCAGCTCTTCTCTCAACTGCTCATCAAACACTACCCACGTCGAATGCACTTTACATATCTCATCAAACTGAATATTGAACTGCTTCAGCTTCTCCTTCATAGTCTTCCCCAAACCGTTCATACCTGACGCTGTATTATCCACCTTCAGCAACCCCAACATCTTATTGCACGAGCTTCTCTGATAATTCATATGATATTGTCTCACTTTAGCATTGTGTTTCCGAATCCAATCATCTCCTAAGAGCAATCCTAGGTCTCCATCTTTCACCTTCTGAACAATGTATCTCCCATTGTTCATCAGAAACACATAACACAAGGCTGGATCTTTGTACACTTTGGATTTCACTTCCAAGTTACTCTCTAGAAGCTCCATGATCCAAGACATCTGTACAGTCAACAAAGTTGAATCTTTAGAAGGGACACCATTACTCTCCTCAAACACTAGCTCTAAAGTTTGCCTGGATCTGCATGCCGCACGTAGGTAATTCATCACGTAACGAGTGATCGGATGAAGACCACCGCCAGGAACAGCAGCTTTAGCCGGATCTCGCCTGATCAGATTCTCAAGCTCCATAAATATACCTCTAATCGACTCTCCCAATCTTTTCCAAATGGTTACTGCTTCATTTCTAAGAACTGAGCAAAACTGATCCGAGAACACATTCTCGAACTCAGGCATCAAATCTCTCATCGTCTCGAATACGTCAAGCACTTTAAACAATCTCTCAGGTGATCTGCTTCCTATGGCAATAGCATCAGCGAAATTCAGAAGCTGAATAGTAGAGCCACGACATACCTCCATAAACGAAAGATCAGCAGCAGATGAGAAACCAAATAAGACACGGTCACAGAGTCTGCGTTCACTAGGAAAAAGGATTCGAAGGGCGACGTTAGCAGCTTTGATCCACCTATCAATCTCATCCTCAAGCTCCTGCCAAGGCATCTTATGAACTTCTTCAATACTCAGCTTCTGTAACCCTAACCTCGACAAGCTCTCTTCTAAAAACTCTCTCCTACAAGCACTGTAAACATGAGAACACGACTTACCAAAACCAGCGCCAAGCATACGCTTAGCCATCTCGTGCAAATCGTTGATCGTCGCCGACGGGAGAGCATCGATGATAAGATCGTAGTCAGTGAGTGGCTGCGCCACTGGGATCTGGACATCGTCACCGTTGTGGAAATCTCTGTcgtcgtcatcttcttcctcagagtCGAAACGATGATTCGTCCCACCAGCGTCTCCCAGAGGATTAAGTCCGAAAGACTCAGCTCCGCGCTCCATAAGTGACCTGAACTCTTCTTCGATGCGGAACATAGCTTGCTGCATCATATCGTCGGCGCGTGCTAGACAGACGCCGATTGGTTTCTCTGAAGCCATGGGACTCCACTCTCTGATGATAGCAACAAACTCATCGATCGTATCGAGAAAAGCAGCTGAATCGGAAGGATCAGCCCAGATAGGTTGATCCGCGGCAACGAAGCGAGAGATCTGAACGTCTATTGAATTGAGAGCTCGTTCGAGTACAGCGACTCCGGATCCATCTTCTCCAGCTTGACCTTCGG harbors:
- the LOC104761941 gene encoding 40S ribosomal protein S4-3 codes for the protein MARGLKKHLKRLNAPKHWMLDKLGGAFAPKPSSGPHKSRECLPLVLIIRNRLKYALTYREVISILMQRHIQVDGKVRTDKTYPAGFMDVVSIPKTNENFRLLYDTKGRFRLHSIRDEEAKLKLCKVRSIQFGQKGIPYLNTYDGRTIRYPDPLIKPNDTIKLDLEANKIVEFIKFDVGNVVMVTGGRNRGRVGVIKNREKHKGSFETIHIQDSTGHEFATRLGNVFTLGKGTKPWVSLPKGKGIKLTIIEEARKRLGDQQAV
- the LOC104761942 gene encoding exocyst complex component EXO70B1-like, with translation MAENGEEKLLAVARHIAKTLGHNESMADDILQIFSNFDGRFSREKLAEGQAGEDGSGVAVLERALNSIDVQISRFVAADQPIWADPSDSAAFLDTIDEFVAIIREWSPMASEKPIGVCLARADDMMQQAMFRIEEEFRSLMERGAESFGLNPLGDAGGTNHRFDSEEEDDDDRDFHNGDDVQIPVAQPLTDYDLIIDALPSATINDLHEMAKRMLGAGFGKSCSHVYSACRREFLEESLSRLGLQKLSIEEVHKMPWQELEDEIDRWIKAANVALRILFPSERRLCDRVLFGFSSAADLSFMEVCRGSTIQLLNFADAIAIGSRSPERLFKVLDVFETMRDLMPEFENVFSDQFCSVLRNEAVTIWKRLGESIRGIFMELENLIRRDPAKAAVPGGGLHPITRYVMNYLRAACRSRQTLELVFEESNGVPSKDSTLLTVQMSWIMELLESNLEVKSKVYKDPALCYVFLMNNGRYIVQKVKDGDLGLLLGDDWIRKHNAKVRQYHMNYQRSSCNKMLGLLKVDNTASGMNGLGKTMKEKLKQFNIQFDEICKVHSTWVVFDEQLREELKISLARLLVPAYGNFIGRFQNLGDIGKNADRYIKYGVEDIEARINELFKGTTTGRK